The proteins below are encoded in one region of uncultured Eubacteriales bacterium:
- a CDS encoding conserved membrane hypothetical protein (Evidence 4 : Homologs of previously reported genes of unknown function) — translation MEINRKELKRAARESMRGIRPNVMKVSLVYLLLSTGVSLLINFVVANPAEEIYRAVFAALNGAGYEQIITIMDSVGSEWTVGITFLNALLFFYGIALSFGYTVYTLRRTDAESAGYGTLLSGFGQLSRVIVMEFAVIVFTLAWGCLVMVPAVIVSVVVVMALIMGLGGSGLAVVLGIVFVYVVVFAAILVLVYLTGRYALASYILADHPEISGLEAVRRSRSLLHSRLGEVFKLSLSFLGWELLGVLLSLVAGGVGLGVMVAGYYSGNILLMGLGAYVVVIFATLVEILFQMWLLPYIQGTYAQYYRTLLPKAVSQINLEADRPEPF, via the coding sequence ATGGAGATTAATCGGAAAGAGCTCAAGCGGGCAGCCAGGGAGAGCATGAGAGGAATACGACCCAACGTCATGAAGGTGTCTCTGGTGTATCTGCTCCTCTCCACAGGTGTATCCCTGCTCATCAATTTTGTGGTGGCCAACCCCGCCGAGGAAATCTACCGAGCGGTTTTCGCGGCTCTGAACGGCGCGGGCTACGAGCAGATCATCACGATTATGGACAGCGTTGGCAGCGAGTGGACCGTAGGCATCACCTTCCTCAACGCGCTTCTGTTCTTCTATGGCATCGCCCTGTCCTTCGGCTACACCGTCTATACCCTACGCCGCACCGACGCTGAGAGCGCGGGGTACGGCACTTTACTCTCGGGCTTTGGCCAGCTTAGCAGGGTCATTGTCATGGAGTTTGCCGTTATCGTGTTCACGCTCGCCTGGGGCTGCCTCGTCATGGTGCCCGCCGTCATCGTTAGCGTGGTAGTTGTGATGGCCCTGATTATGGGGTTGGGCGGCAGCGGTCTCGCCGTGGTTCTGGGTATCGTTTTTGTGTATGTGGTAGTTTTCGCGGCGATACTGGTTCTGGTTTACCTCACCGGGCGGTATGCGCTTGCCTCCTATATTCTGGCTGACCACCCCGAGATCAGCGGGCTAGAGGCTGTACGGCGCAGCCGTTCCCTTCTACATAGCCGCCTGGGTGAGGTCTTCAAGCTCAGCCTCTCTTTCCTCGGCTGGGAGCTGCTGGGTGTTCTCCTCTCTCTAGTTGCTGGCGGGGTGGGTCTGGGCGTGATGGTTGCAGGGTACTATTCGGGGAATATCCTTCTTATGGGCCTGGGGGCTTACGTCGTGGTCATCTTCGCCACCCTGGTGGAGATACTCTTCCAAATGTGGCTCCTCCCGTATATACAGGGCACCTACGCTCAGTACTACCGCACGCTCCTGCCCAAGGCCGTTTCCCAGATTAACCTGGAGGCAGACCGCCCCGAGCCCTTTTGA
- a CDS encoding conserved hypothetical protein (Evidence 4 : Homologs of previously reported genes of unknown function) has product MADDLNTTPELTLDPTGTTEVAAAAAVATEALKVPAAPNLTLDGGITLEDTAAVQKERETKAVQIDESMLSEAERKMVNDFSEKIDITDSNVVLQYGASAQKNIASFSENSLNSVRTKDLGEVGEALSGLVVELKGFAQPEKKGIAGFFQKKRNELEEMKASYSKAETNVNKIVQVLEGHQVTLMKDIAMLDQMYDLNTKYYKELTMYIIAGKKKLQKVRETILEELRRRAAETGAQEDAQKYNDMANLCNRFEKKLHDLELTRMISIQMGPQTRLLQNNDTLMLEKIQSSLVNTIPLWKSQMVLSLGLEHSRQATAAQSAVTNMTNQLLQKNADMLRMGTVETAREAERSVVDIETLQHTNQQLIATLDEVMNIQKEGAQKRREAEVELGRIEGELKQKLLELRG; this is encoded by the coding sequence ATGGCTGACGATCTGAATACGACCCCCGAGCTTACCCTCGACCCCACCGGAACCACCGAGGTGGCCGCCGCCGCTGCCGTGGCGACCGAGGCCCTGAAGGTCCCCGCCGCCCCCAACCTGACCCTGGACGGCGGTATCACTTTGGAGGACACTGCCGCCGTGCAGAAGGAGAGGGAGACCAAGGCCGTCCAGATTGATGAGAGCATGCTCTCCGAGGCTGAGCGCAAGATGGTCAACGACTTCTCCGAGAAGATCGACATCACCGACTCCAATGTGGTGCTCCAGTACGGTGCGTCGGCCCAGAAGAATATCGCCAGTTTCTCTGAAAACTCCCTCAACAGCGTGCGTACCAAAGACCTGGGCGAGGTGGGCGAGGCCCTGTCCGGCCTGGTGGTGGAGCTCAAGGGGTTTGCCCAACCGGAGAAGAAGGGCATTGCCGGTTTCTTTCAGAAAAAGCGCAACGAGCTGGAGGAGATGAAGGCCAGCTACTCCAAGGCCGAGACCAACGTGAACAAGATCGTCCAGGTCCTGGAGGGCCATCAGGTCACCCTTATGAAGGACATCGCCATGCTGGACCAGATGTATGACCTGAACACCAAGTACTATAAAGAGCTGACGATGTACATCATCGCGGGGAAGAAAAAGCTCCAGAAGGTCCGGGAGACCATTCTGGAGGAGCTGCGCAGGAGGGCCGCCGAGACCGGTGCCCAGGAGGACGCCCAGAAGTATAACGACATGGCGAACCTCTGCAACCGCTTTGAGAAAAAGCTCCATGACCTGGAGCTCACCCGTATGATCTCCATCCAGATGGGGCCCCAAACCCGCCTGCTCCAGAATAACGACACCCTCATGCTGGAGAAGATCCAGTCCTCTCTGGTGAACACCATCCCCCTCTGGAAGAGCCAGATGGTCCTCTCTCTGGGCCTGGAGCATTCCCGTCAGGCCACCGCTGCCCAGAGCGCCGTCACCAATATGACAAATCAGCTCCTCCAGAAGAACGCCGACATGCTCCGCATGGGCACCGTCGAGACCGCCAGAGAGGCCGAGCGGAGCGTGGTGGATATCGAGACCCTTCAGCACACCAACCAGCAGCTCATTGCAACTCTGGACGAGGTCATGAACATCCAGAAGGAGGGCGCCCAGAAGCGCCGCGAGGCCGAGGTGGAGCTCGGCCGTATCGAAGGAGAACTTAAGCAAAAACTGCTTGAATTGCGGGGCTAA
- a CDS encoding conserved exported hypothetical protein (Evidence 4 : Homologs of previously reported genes of unknown function) encodes MNVLKKRGVAVLIAIVVIAASIGIGQWRNTTANAVEYAPGKPITQGLDTSLSTSKYEKFVYDKANVLSSSAEQSIDVYNANWDYRYNSIIAVVTVDSLGGQDIEDFAWDQGTDMSLGEGDAILAISVDDGHYYVATGTDFSTITTSKVTDKLQSLLKSNFDAGKFEDGTLSFYSTMDGVYQDNFGLGNAESGNNVGQGYDAYQNTAGNYLLVIFIIVLLFIFIAVASSIDRARYNAYYGQYYGVGMPPVMFRPILFWHGPSYGWYRRRWIPNYHIHYPGDHNHRGPGPGPGGGRPGGPGRPGGSSSGFGGRGNSGPRGGGTFGGRPSGGGSRGGFGGSFGGGSSRGGGFGGGSFGGGSRGGFGGGSFGGGGRGGFGGGGSFGGGGRGGGFGGGHR; translated from the coding sequence ATGAATGTTTTGAAGAAAAGAGGCGTGGCCGTCCTCATCGCCATTGTTGTCATCGCCGCGTCCATCGGAATCGGCCAGTGGCGCAATACCACAGCCAATGCTGTCGAGTACGCCCCCGGTAAACCTATTACCCAGGGCCTGGACACCAGCCTGTCCACCAGTAAGTATGAGAAGTTCGTCTACGACAAGGCGAACGTGCTCTCCAGCTCAGCGGAGCAAAGCATCGACGTCTACAACGCCAACTGGGACTACCGTTACAACAGTATTATCGCCGTCGTGACGGTGGACAGCCTGGGCGGGCAGGACATCGAGGACTTCGCCTGGGACCAGGGGACCGATATGAGCCTGGGCGAGGGGGACGCGATTCTTGCGATCTCCGTGGACGACGGGCATTATTACGTTGCCACGGGTACAGACTTCTCCACGATTACCACCAGCAAGGTGACTGATAAGCTGCAGAGCCTCCTAAAGTCAAACTTTGATGCCGGTAAGTTTGAGGACGGGACACTTAGCTTTTACTCCACCATGGACGGCGTATATCAGGATAACTTTGGTCTGGGCAACGCCGAGAGTGGTAACAACGTGGGCCAGGGATACGACGCCTACCAGAATACCGCCGGAAACTACTTGCTGGTCATCTTTATTATTGTCCTGCTATTCATCTTCATCGCCGTGGCTTCCTCCATCGACCGGGCACGGTACAATGCCTACTATGGGCAGTACTACGGTGTCGGTATGCCCCCGGTCATGTTCCGGCCCATCCTCTTCTGGCACGGGCCCAGCTACGGCTGGTATCGCCGCCGGTGGATTCCCAATTACCATATTCACTATCCCGGCGATCATAATCACCGGGGTCCCGGCCCCGGGCCGGGGGGCGGACGTCCTGGCGGCCCAGGCAGACCCGGCGGCAGCTCCAGCGGTTTCGGCGGCAGGGGCAACTCCGGTCCCCGAGGCGGCGGTACCTTTGGCGGCCGCCCCTCAGGCGGCGGCAGCCGTGGCGGCTTTGGCGGCTCCTTCGGGGGCGGCAGCTCCAGGGGAGGCGGCTTTGGCGGCGGCTCGTTCGGGGGCGGCAGCCGTGGCGGTTTCGGCGGCGGTTCCTTTGGGGGCGGCGGCCGTGGCGGTTTCGGCGGCGGCGGTTCCTTCGGGGGCGGCGGCCGGGGCGGCGGTTTCGGCGGCGGCCATAGGTAA
- a CDS encoding conserved exported hypothetical protein (Evidence 4 : Homologs of previously reported genes of unknown function), translated as MAKMVKKSVAPIYLVAALWAAWALVFPLYSTLHYVLAAAASVLVYVVAKAIFPDKAYQTPNSAPGGSAAPKQEKAAETTKGTGSPELDKVIEQGNLARSEMRRLNDSIKGEKISAQIDHLEEVTGKIIQHVTESPQKLPQISKFLSFYLPTTLKLLNAYDRMDDAGVSGANIDGTKGKIDAMMDTVTAAFDKQLDALFGDEALDISTDITVMENLLAQEGLGGIQLGM; from the coding sequence ATGGCGAAAATGGTAAAAAAGTCGGTAGCCCCCATCTATTTGGTGGCGGCGCTCTGGGCGGCATGGGCCCTCGTGTTTCCGCTGTATTCTACCCTGCACTATGTCTTAGCCGCTGCCGCGTCGGTGCTGGTCTACGTGGTCGCCAAGGCCATCTTCCCCGATAAGGCCTACCAGACCCCGAACTCCGCCCCCGGCGGGAGTGCCGCTCCCAAGCAGGAAAAGGCCGCCGAGACTACGAAAGGCACCGGTAGCCCGGAGCTGGACAAGGTCATCGAGCAGGGGAACCTGGCCCGGTCCGAGATGCGCCGCCTGAACGACAGCATCAAGGGGGAGAAAATCTCCGCTCAGATCGACCACCTGGAGGAAGTGACCGGAAAGATCATCCAGCACGTGACCGAGTCCCCCCAGAAGTTGCCCCAGATCTCAAAATTCCTCAGCTTTTACCTCCCAACTACCCTCAAGCTTCTAAACGCCTATGACCGCATGGACGACGCAGGGGTCTCCGGCGCCAATATCGACGGCACCAAGGGCAAGATCGACGCCATGATGGATACCGTCACCGCCGCGTTCGATAAGCAGCTGGACGCCCTCTTTGGGGACGAGGCCCTGGACATCTCCACCGACATCACCGTCATGGAAAATCTGCTGGCCCAGGAGGGCCTGGGCGGCATACAGCTCGGCATGTGA